A genomic stretch from Bacteroidota bacterium includes:
- the ade gene encoding adenine deaminase — protein sequence MGIVVCKFNALDLQTLYSSIKITNKMFIVKAFWVNWAQRKIEPSTITVCEGRIQSIEPCDAAGCEHFAMPGFIDAHIHIESSMMLPTEFASVAVTHGTVATVSDPHEIANVCGMEGVKYMIANGAKVPFHFFFGAPSCVPATIFETAGAVLGVDEIDHLLQMPEILYLSEMMNFPGVLNQVPEIMDKIKLAHKYHKPIDGHAPALRGEMLDKYIQAGISTDHECFTYEEALEKLQKGMKILIREGSAAKNFEALIPLLKDFPEKIMFCSDDKHPDELNLGHIDKLAARAIAKGLDLFDTIIAACINPIDHYKLPVGKLQIGETADFILVADLVNFNSVETYIKGEKVYHQKCLFSTKTELPINNFNIQKIKLEDLQIITKLSDGKHRAQAIDAVEGQIVTHKSETDIIIHNGKVLYPADKLYNKICVVNRYNQAKISMGFIKNFHIQHGAIASSVAHDSHNIVAVGSNDEDLWKAINCIIEMRGGISVAAGSEIRGMALPVAGLMSNEPAEEIAKHYTELDNHAKRITQTPLKAPYMTLSFMALPVIPSLKITDKGLFDVDSFGFVELLDI from the coding sequence ATGGGAATAGTAGTTTGCAAATTTAATGCACTTGATTTGCAAACCTTATATTCATCCATCAAAATTACAAACAAAATGTTTATAGTAAAAGCTTTTTGGGTTAATTGGGCTCAAAGAAAAATTGAGCCTAGCACTATTACCGTATGCGAAGGACGTATACAATCCATTGAGCCATGCGATGCGGCGGGTTGTGAACACTTTGCCATGCCTGGCTTTATTGATGCCCACATCCATATTGAAAGTTCCATGATGTTGCCCACAGAATTTGCAAGTGTGGCAGTTACCCATGGCACTGTGGCCACTGTGAGCGACCCGCACGAAATTGCCAATGTGTGTGGAATGGAAGGCGTAAAATATATGATAGCCAATGGTGCCAAGGTCCCTTTTCATTTTTTCTTCGGGGCTCCATCATGTGTGCCCGCAACTATTTTTGAAACTGCTGGTGCAGTATTGGGTGTGGATGAAATTGACCACCTTTTGCAAATGCCAGAGATATTATATTTGAGCGAAATGATGAACTTCCCCGGTGTGCTAAACCAAGTGCCTGAAATAATGGATAAAATCAAACTTGCACATAAATATCATAAACCCATTGATGGCCACGCACCTGCACTAAGAGGAGAAATGCTGGACAAATATATACAAGCAGGTATTAGCACCGACCACGAATGCTTCACTTATGAGGAGGCTTTGGAGAAACTGCAAAAAGGAATGAAGATTTTGATTCGTGAGGGAAGTGCAGCCAAAAATTTTGAAGCACTGATTCCTTTGCTTAAAGATTTCCCCGAAAAAATAATGTTCTGTAGCGACGACAAACACCCCGATGAATTGAATTTAGGTCATATAGACAAATTGGCTGCTCGAGCCATAGCCAAGGGATTAGATCTGTTTGATACTATCATAGCTGCCTGCATTAATCCCATTGACCATTATAAATTACCAGTGGGCAAACTACAAATAGGAGAAACTGCAGATTTTATTTTGGTAGCAGATTTGGTGAATTTCAATTCGGTAGAAACTTATATTAAAGGTGAAAAAGTATATCATCAAAAATGTTTATTTTCCACCAAAACAGAACTACCAATTAATAATTTCAATATTCAAAAAATAAAATTAGAAGATTTACAAATCATTACAAAATTATCTGATGGCAAGCATCGAGCTCAGGCAATTGATGCTGTTGAGGGGCAAATAGTTACCCACAAATCTGAAACAGATATTATAATTCACAATGGTAAAGTATTGTATCCGGCAGATAAATTATATAATAAAATTTGTGTAGTGAATAGATATAATCAAGCTAAAATAAGTATGGGTTTTATCAAAAACTTTCATATACAACATGGGGCAATAGCATCGAGTGTGGCCCACGATAGTCATAATATAGTGGCGGTGGGTAGTAATGATGAAGATTTATGGAAGGCCATCAATTGTATTATAGAAATGCGTGGTGGAATTTCAGTAGCAGCAGGAAGCGAAATACGCGGCATGGCATTGCCTGTTGCAGGATTGATGAGCAATGAACCTGCCGAAGAAATTGCAAAACATTATACCGAACTCGATAATCATGCAAAACGTATTACACAAACCCCACTTAAAGCACCTTATATGACTTTGTCATTTATGGCCTTGCCAGTTATACCTTCACTCAAAATTACCGATAAAGGTTTGTTTGATGTGGACAGTTTTGGCTTTGTGGAGTTGCTGGATATATAA